CAAGTTCTTATCGTAAATGGTACTTTCAATCGCTATTTTAGTCGTTGGAAAAGCGACAGCTTCACAAAATTGCACCTGCTTGAAGTTTGGAAACACCTTGTTCATTAAGGTGTATTTGTAGCCTTTTACTTGTTCAAAAGGATTTTGAGGCAACCATTTGGTGTGATCTCCATCTTTAAAGCAAAAACGTCCTTGGTCAATAAAGACATTGCCTCCTTTTACCTCTAACACAATAATACCAAAACGAGAAACGATGATAAAATCGAGTTCTGCATCGGCTTTGGCTCGTTGAATTCTCGTATTATCGTGAAAAGGCAAGCGCAAGCTGTACCACACATACCAATCGTGTTCGCTTTTACTCAGCGATTCCACCAAGTCTCCATAAATTAAAAATTCCCCGTAGGGTACTTTATTGCCGTTGATAATCAATTGTTCTAATTCATCAAGAGGGTATTCGGGATAAATTTTTAAAGCCATGATGGTGTGTCCTTTAGCATACAGAACTAATGTAGGCTTTTTTCATCAATAGTAGAGCATCAATCACTAAAAATAAAGGGGGAATAACAAAAGAAAACCCGTAGTTTGACAACACAGACAAACTACGGGTAAAGAATTAAACTATTTACCTAAAATCCAAGCAAATATAAGTGGGGCTACAATAGTAGCATCAGATTCAATGACATAGCTTGGCGTATCGACATCGAGTTTTCCCCAAGTTATTTTTTCATTTGGAATACAACCAGAATACGAACCATACGAAGTTGTAGAATCGGTAATCTGACAGTAATATCTCCATTTTAATACGTTGTCTTTCTCTAAATCTTGTACAAGCATTGGAGCGACACACATCGAGAAATCACCTGCAATACCACCTCCAATTTGGAAAAATCCGATCCCTTGGTCTACAGCATTTTGTTCGTAAAACTCAGCCAACCAAACCATATATTCAATACCGCTTTTTACCGTTGAGGCTTGTAGCTCTCTTTTAATTACATAAGAAGCGAAAATATTCCCCATCGTTGAGTCTTCCCATCCTGGAACTACAATTGGCAAATTGCGTTCTGCTGCAGCAAGCATCCACGAGTTTTTAGGGTCAATTTCATACTCTTGTTCTAGTACACCGCTCAACAACAATTTATACATGTACTCATGTGGAAAATAACGCTCTCCTTGTGCTTCTGCATCTTTCCATATTTTTTCAATGTGATGTTGAATCTTGCGGAAAGCTTCCTCTTCTGGAATACAAGTATCCGTTACGCGATTGTATTTATTTTGCAACAAATCCAATTCATCCTGAGGCGTTAAATCGCGGTAATTAGGTATTCTCTTATACTGTGAATGTGCCACTAGATTCATGATGTCTTCCTCTAAGTTGGCACCTGTACAGCTGATAATATCTACTTTACCTTGACGGATCATTTCAGCTAATGAAATACCAAGCTCAGCGGTACTCATTGCACCAGCTAATGAAATCAACATCTTCCCTCCTGCCGCTAGATGTGCCTCATAACCTTTGGCAGCATCAATCGTTGAAGCAGCATTAAAATGTAAAAAATTACTTGCTAAAAATTGTGAAACGGGTCCTTTATTCTGTTCCATTTGCGTTTTTATATTAAGGATTAAAAATTAAAAGCATGAATACAACAAAGAGCACTAGGTGCATCATTCCCATAATGGGTGTGGTTCGCTTGCCAATAAAAGTCATCAAACTCAACAATAAAGTGATGACAAAGAGAATGGTCTCTGTGGCCGTCATTCCGAACAACACGGTTTTCCCTGTGATTAACCCTACAAGCAATACAGCAGGAATTGTTAACCCAACAGTAGATACAAATGCCCCATGACACAGGTTAATTGCACGTTGAAATTCGTTGTTTAAAGCGGCTTTAACAGCAGTCATGGATTCAGGCGTAAAAACAATAATAGCAATCAACACTCCACCTAATAAAGGAGGTAAATTTGCTGCTTTAATACCGTAATCTACCACTACAGCCATATTATGAGAAAGCAAAACAATAGGTAGAATCATCCCTAGTAAAATCAAGGTACGCACCCAAATCTCTTTCTTATTCACGGGTACTGCTTCTACATCTGCATGTTCTTTCTCTTCTACTTCATGGCGTTGTGCAAACAAAATTTCCATGTTTCCCGCCTTCGGTTGAATATACAAATGCTTGTAGCGCTTCATTTGCAACAACAAGAAAAAACCATAGAGTACAATTACCAATCCAGCTAATACGACAGCTTGCGTTGTTGTAAATTGACCTCCACCTGCTCCTTGTATAAAATTAGGTAGCATCAATCCAATTCCTCCAAGCATGATAATCATCCCCATATAGGAAAGCGTTCCTTGGGCATTGTATTCTTGTTCACCAAACTTTAAACCGCCTAAAAGGATACACAGT
The window above is part of the Myroides odoratus DSM 2801 genome. Proteins encoded here:
- a CDS encoding deoxyhypusine synthase family protein, coding for MEQNKGPVSQFLASNFLHFNAASTIDAAKGYEAHLAAGGKMLISLAGAMSTAELGISLAEMIRQGKVDIISCTGANLEEDIMNLVAHSQYKRIPNYRDLTPQDELDLLQNKYNRVTDTCIPEEEAFRKIQHHIEKIWKDAEAQGERYFPHEYMYKLLLSGVLEQEYEIDPKNSWMLAAAERNLPIVVPGWEDSTMGNIFASYVIKRELQASTVKSGIEYMVWLAEFYEQNAVDQGIGFFQIGGGIAGDFSMCVAPMLVQDLEKDNVLKWRYYCQITDSTTSYGSYSGCIPNEKITWGKLDVDTPSYVIESDATIVAPLIFAWILGK
- a CDS encoding calcium:proton antiporter, which translates into the protein MTTKKVLLSEIFPTKTRIRLVAVWLIVILFLLFGQSFLGDSITGMIALGTFLVLLFTIIGAAFGVVKEADELAHKLGEPYGTLILTLSIVSIEVILIAAVMLGPGENPTIGKDSIFSVMMIIMNLVIGLCILLGGLKFGEQEYNAQGTLSYMGMIIMLGGIGLMLPNFIQGAGGGQFTTTQAVVLAGLVIVLYGFFLLLQMKRYKHLYIQPKAGNMEILFAQRHEVEEKEHADVEAVPVNKKEIWVRTLILLGMILPIVLLSHNMAVVVDYGIKAANLPPLLGGVLIAIIVFTPESMTAVKAALNNEFQRAINLCHGAFVSTVGLTIPAVLLVGLITGKTVLFGMTATETILFVITLLLSLMTFIGKRTTPIMGMMHLVLFVVFMLLIFNP